The following coding sequences lie in one Halogeometricum rufum genomic window:
- the hisH gene encoding imidazole glycerol phosphate synthase subunit HisH — MSTTTSETRETVASVVMVDYGLGNLRSAQRGLERAGADVTISDDPATFADADGIVLPGVGAFSEGMENAGPFREALAEAADRGQPIFGICLGMQMLLTSSEEADHAGEGEVEGLDFVPGRNVRFDEGQKVPHMGWNELDVRRDHPLVEGVDGEYAYFVHSYYAVPDDDDAVVATTDYGVEFPAIVANEAGTVFGTQFHPEKSGETGLKILRNFVELCADW, encoded by the coding sequence ATGAGCACGACGACGTCCGAGACGCGGGAGACGGTAGCCTCCGTGGTCATGGTGGACTACGGCCTCGGCAACCTCCGGAGCGCCCAGCGCGGACTCGAACGCGCGGGTGCGGACGTGACTATCTCCGACGACCCGGCGACGTTCGCCGACGCCGACGGCATCGTCCTCCCCGGCGTGGGCGCGTTCTCCGAGGGGATGGAGAACGCCGGCCCGTTCCGGGAGGCACTCGCCGAGGCGGCCGACCGCGGACAGCCCATCTTCGGCATCTGCCTCGGGATGCAGATGCTCCTGACCTCCTCGGAGGAGGCCGACCACGCCGGCGAGGGCGAGGTGGAGGGACTGGACTTCGTCCCCGGACGCAACGTCCGCTTCGACGAGGGGCAGAAGGTGCCGCACATGGGGTGGAACGAACTCGACGTGCGGCGCGACCACCCGCTGGTCGAGGGCGTGGACGGGGAGTACGCCTACTTCGTCCACTCGTACTACGCCGTCCCGGACGACGACGACGCAGTCGTCGCCACCACCGACTACGGCGTCGAGTTCCCCGCCATCGTCGCCAACGAGGCGGGCACCGTGTTCGGCACGCAGTTCCACCCCGAGAAGTCCGGCGAGACGGGGCTGAAGATACTCCGGAACTTCGTCGAACTCTGCGCCGACTGGTAG
- a CDS encoding DUF6498-containing protein — MSRTELGAGGVLGPPSDAPATSPAALGTLLAANLVPLVGVLALGWNVFDVLAVYWVESGVVGVLNVPKVLLASGRYEGDATFSIDGSPIDVSGPDDADPDAGPRVHPSNVFPAAFFCLHYGVFWVVHGAFVLFGLPAFAGVPVGVDVAGVALAGVAMVVSHGGSFAWNYVGREEFRTASPGGQMAEPYRRVFVLHLTIVLGAFLVTALGGAAVLVVLLVVLKTGLDAAAHVREHRRARRRTAGETGGAT; from the coding sequence GTGAGTCGAACCGAACTCGGGGCGGGCGGCGTACTTGGACCGCCGTCCGACGCGCCGGCGACGTCGCCGGCGGCGCTCGGAACGCTCCTCGCCGCCAACCTCGTCCCCCTCGTGGGCGTCCTCGCCCTCGGCTGGAACGTGTTCGACGTGCTAGCCGTCTACTGGGTGGAGAGCGGCGTCGTCGGCGTCCTGAACGTGCCGAAGGTGCTGCTCGCCAGCGGGCGGTACGAGGGCGACGCGACGTTCAGCATCGACGGGTCGCCCATCGACGTGTCGGGACCGGACGACGCGGACCCGGACGCCGGGCCGCGCGTCCACCCGTCGAACGTCTTCCCCGCGGCGTTCTTCTGTCTGCACTACGGCGTCTTCTGGGTCGTCCACGGCGCGTTCGTCCTGTTCGGCCTCCCCGCCTTCGCCGGGGTGCCCGTCGGCGTCGACGTCGCGGGCGTCGCCCTCGCGGGCGTCGCGATGGTCGTCAGTCACGGCGGGTCGTTCGCGTGGAACTACGTCGGCCGCGAGGAGTTCCGGACCGCCTCGCCGGGCGGACAGATGGCAGAACCGTACCGGCGCGTGTTCGTCCTCCACCTCACCATCGTCCTCGGCGCGTTCCTCGTCACCGCCCTCGGCGGGGCGGCGGTGCTGGTCGTCCTGCTGGTCGTGCTGAAGACGGGGCTGGACGCGGCGGCGCACGTGCGGGAACACCGGCGGGCGCGCCGTCGGACGGCCGGGGAGACGGGCGGGGCGACCTGA
- the phnC gene encoding phosphonate ABC transporter ATP-binding protein, with translation MSTIEVTDLSKSYGDVQALDDVSFTIPDGEFVVLLGQSGAGKSTLLRCLNGITRPTEGSISIDGAEVLGPRNDVAMIFQQHYILEQISAYSNALTGALGRTSFLRSLLGRYGDGDKREALRALDTVGLLDEANQRAGNMSGGQQQRVGIARALVQEPSLLLADEPVASLDPASAETVMRYIRDAAAERDLTTIASLHQVNIAREFGERFIGMKDGEIVFDGYREEFTVDVIDEIYGDIETEAIREERTESSADERPAQSGTQAHEY, from the coding sequence ATGAGTACGATAGAAGTGACGGACCTCAGCAAGTCGTACGGGGACGTACAGGCCCTCGACGACGTCTCCTTCACCATCCCGGACGGCGAGTTCGTCGTCCTCCTGGGACAGTCCGGCGCGGGGAAGTCGACGCTGCTGCGCTGTCTCAACGGCATCACTCGCCCGACTGAGGGGTCGATTTCGATAGACGGTGCGGAGGTGCTGGGGCCACGGAACGACGTGGCGATGATATTCCAGCAGCACTACATCCTCGAACAAATAAGCGCGTACAGCAACGCGCTCACCGGTGCCCTCGGCCGCACGTCGTTTCTCCGCAGCCTGCTCGGGCGCTACGGCGACGGCGACAAGCGGGAGGCGCTCCGCGCCCTCGACACCGTCGGCCTCCTCGACGAGGCGAACCAGCGCGCCGGCAACATGAGCGGCGGGCAGCAACAACGCGTCGGCATCGCCCGCGCGCTGGTGCAGGAGCCGAGTCTGCTGTTGGCCGACGAACCGGTGGCGAGTCTCGACCCGGCCAGCGCGGAGACGGTGATGCGCTACATCCGCGACGCCGCCGCCGAGCGTGACCTGACCACCATCGCCAGCCTCCACCAGGTCAACATCGCCCGCGAGTTCGGCGAGCGGTTCATCGGGATGAAAGACGGTGAAATCGTGTTCGACGGCTACCGCGAGGAGTTCACCGTGGACGTCATCGACGAGATATACGGCGACATCGAGACGGAAGCGATTCGCGAGGAACGAACCGAGTCGTCCGCCGACGAACGACCGGCGCAGAGCGGAACACAGGCCCATGAGTACTGA
- the trpB gene encoding tryptophan synthase subunit beta: MSDGDFEGYGGRHVPDPLREPLDRLAQAYDDVANEEAFQSDLRDLLETFAGRPTPLYHARNLSERYGADIYLKREDLLHGGAHKINNTLGQALLAEKAGKTRLIAETGAGQHGTATAMVGALLGLDTEIYMGKKDVERQRMNVFRMRLMGADVNEVTRGDAGLADAVDAALEDFAANVDDTHYLVGSVVGPDPFPRMVRDFQSVIGDEAREQFRERTGGLPDAAVACVGGGSNAIGLFHAFRDDDVDFYGAEGGGEGDEAKRHAAPLAYGTDDVIHGMKTRVIDDDVEVHSVSAGLDYPGVGPEHAMYRAVGRADYAGVTDDEALAAFRELSETEGIIPALESSHAVARAVQLAEAGDHDTILVNLSGRGDKDMETAAEQFDL; this comes from the coding sequence ATGTCAGACGGAGACTTCGAGGGCTACGGCGGACGACACGTCCCCGACCCGCTGAGAGAACCGCTCGACCGGTTGGCGCAGGCCTACGACGACGTCGCGAACGAGGAGGCGTTCCAGTCCGACCTCCGCGACCTGCTGGAGACGTTCGCCGGCCGGCCGACGCCGCTGTACCACGCGCGCAACCTCAGCGAGCGCTACGGGGCCGACATCTACCTCAAGCGCGAGGACCTCCTCCACGGGGGCGCGCACAAGATAAACAACACGCTGGGGCAGGCCCTCCTCGCCGAAAAGGCGGGCAAGACCCGCCTCATCGCGGAGACGGGTGCCGGGCAACACGGGACGGCGACGGCGATGGTCGGGGCTCTGCTCGGCCTCGACACGGAGATTTACATGGGGAAGAAGGACGTCGAACGGCAGCGGATGAACGTCTTCCGCATGCGGCTGATGGGGGCCGACGTGAACGAGGTCACTCGGGGGGACGCCGGCCTCGCCGACGCGGTGGACGCCGCCTTGGAGGACTTCGCCGCGAACGTCGACGACACCCACTACCTCGTCGGGAGCGTCGTCGGCCCCGACCCGTTCCCGCGGATGGTCCGGGACTTCCAGTCGGTCATCGGCGACGAGGCCCGCGAGCAGTTCCGCGAGCGGACGGGCGGCCTCCCGGACGCCGCCGTCGCCTGCGTCGGGGGCGGGTCGAACGCCATCGGCCTCTTCCACGCCTTCCGCGACGACGACGTCGACTTCTACGGCGCCGAGGGCGGCGGCGAGGGCGACGAGGCCAAGCGCCACGCCGCCCCGCTTGCGTACGGCACCGACGACGTCATCCACGGGATGAAGACGCGCGTCATCGACGACGACGTCGAGGTTCACTCCGTCTCCGCCGGCCTCGACTACCCGGGCGTCGGCCCGGAGCACGCCATGTACCGCGCCGTCGGGCGCGCCGACTACGCCGGCGTCACCGACGACGAGGCGCTCGCGGCCTTCCGGGAACTCAGCGAGACGGAGGGCATCATCCCGGCGCTGGAGTCGAGCCACGCCGTGGCCCGCGCCGTCCAGTTGGCCGAGGCCGGCGACCACGACACCATCCTCGTGAACCTCAGCGGTCGGGGGGACAAGGACATGGAGACGGCCGCCGAGCAGTTCGACCTCTGA
- a CDS encoding substrate-binding domain-containing protein, which produces MASRRNFLKTAGATGVAGLAALSGCTGDGNTTEQSTETGSGGTATEATTEATTTGSTSQESIMFALTPAESDVDVEAQYQPLFNYLESEVGVTVESTVAADYAAVLQALKSGQADVADAAPAIAIQGGNEGVTKVIGIRIAYGASRYFSLMTTTPDSDVSELTDLEGETVAFADRLSTSGALFPLYMLSKAGLDTGGAPDGEPADFEAQFSDHSTARETLLNRDEVVAAGTGAFSTAPHVPKDQFPEQFLETSAENDGDLGTESPELELLSVSDPIPRAPILGRAEMDQSLYSDIETALLDVGEDDLINEDLGDDQQLWFTGVDQGTVDDYQPVQNVLDELGVTLGQ; this is translated from the coding sequence ATGGCGAGTCGACGCAATTTCCTCAAGACGGCAGGTGCCACAGGTGTCGCAGGTCTCGCAGCCCTCAGCGGATGTACGGGTGACGGGAACACGACAGAACAGTCGACGGAGACGGGAAGCGGCGGTACCGCGACCGAAGCGACGACGGAGGCGACGACGACGGGGTCGACCTCGCAGGAGTCCATCATGTTCGCGTTGACGCCCGCGGAGTCGGACGTCGACGTGGAGGCGCAGTACCAGCCGCTGTTCAACTATCTGGAGAGCGAGGTCGGCGTCACCGTCGAATCCACGGTCGCGGCCGACTACGCGGCGGTCCTGCAGGCGCTCAAGAGCGGTCAGGCCGACGTGGCCGACGCCGCGCCCGCCATCGCCATCCAGGGCGGTAACGAGGGCGTGACGAAGGTCATCGGAATCCGCATCGCGTACGGCGCGTCGCGGTACTTCTCGCTCATGACGACGACGCCCGACAGCGACGTCAGCGAACTCACCGACCTCGAGGGCGAGACGGTGGCGTTCGCCGACCGCCTCTCGACCAGCGGTGCGCTGTTCCCCCTCTACATGCTGAGCAAGGCCGGCCTCGACACCGGCGGCGCGCCCGACGGCGAACCGGCGGACTTCGAGGCCCAGTTCTCGGACCACTCGACGGCCCGAGAGACGCTCCTCAACCGCGACGAAGTCGTCGCCGCCGGCACCGGGGCGTTCTCGACGGCACCGCACGTCCCGAAAGACCAGTTCCCGGAGCAGTTCCTGGAGACTTCCGCCGAGAACGACGGCGACCTGGGCACCGAGAGCCCCGAACTGGAACTGCTCTCGGTCTCCGACCCCATCCCGCGCGCGCCGATTCTCGGCCGCGCCGAGATGGACCAGTCGCTCTACTCGGACATCGAGACGGCCCTGCTGGACGTCGGCGAGGACGACCTCATCAACGAGGACCTCGGCGACGACCAACAGCTCTGGTTCACCGGCGTCGACCAGGGGACCGTCGACGACTACCAGCCCGTCCAGAACGTGCTGGACGAACTCGGCGTCACGCTGGGTCAGTAA
- the phnE gene encoding phosphonate ABC transporter, permease protein PhnE: MSTDTDRIRESLRNIQIAKRVRLLFSLVVLAVFAFVFTNALSEVGFSVGEIIKYWPEFSDALGDFFPPGTLFGVVPFVDVSQYWAFIQERNLLLQFENGNPVLGAMFVTFAMGFAGTVLGIPGALLLGVLGSERVTPYPFNFIFRGTMSIIRAIPALVWALIYIPLGGVSPFTATLAIGTDTMGNLGRLFTDALEEVEDGPIEAIESTGANGPQKVVFGMLSQVFTPFIAWTMYILEINVRIAVTMGLIGGGGLGQVLQTQRGLFKYTNMMATILVIFVLVVSVEFVSQRVRSYIRGNEEGTSFLKLLVEFPQRMARSIWQ, translated from the coding sequence ATGAGTACTGACACAGACCGGATTCGGGAGTCGCTGCGGAACATCCAGATAGCAAAGCGCGTCCGACTGCTGTTCTCGCTCGTCGTCCTCGCCGTGTTCGCGTTCGTCTTCACGAACGCGCTGAGCGAAGTGGGCTTCTCCGTCGGGGAGATAATCAAGTACTGGCCCGAGTTCTCCGACGCCCTCGGCGACTTCTTCCCGCCGGGGACGCTGTTCGGCGTGGTACCGTTCGTCGACGTGAGCCAGTACTGGGCGTTCATCCAGGAGCGCAACCTGCTCCTGCAGTTCGAGAACGGCAACCCCGTCCTCGGCGCGATGTTCGTCACGTTCGCGATGGGCTTCGCCGGCACCGTCCTCGGCATCCCCGGCGCCCTCCTCCTGGGCGTCCTCGGGTCCGAGCGCGTGACGCCGTACCCGTTCAACTTCATCTTCCGCGGGACGATGAGCATCATCCGCGCCATCCCGGCGCTGGTGTGGGCGCTCATCTACATCCCGCTGGGCGGCGTCTCCCCGTTCACGGCGACACTGGCCATCGGGACGGACACGATGGGGAACCTCGGTCGCCTGTTCACCGACGCGCTGGAGGAAGTCGAGGACGGACCCATCGAGGCAATCGAGTCCACCGGCGCGAACGGCCCGCAGAAGGTCGTGTTCGGGATGCTCTCGCAGGTGTTCACGCCCTTCATCGCGTGGACGATGTACATCCTCGAAATCAACGTCCGCATCGCCGTCACGATGGGTCTCATCGGCGGCGGCGGACTCGGCCAGGTGCTGCAGACACAGCGCGGTCTGTTCAAGTACACGAACATGATGGCGACCATCCTCGTCATCTTCGTGCTGGTCGTCTCCGTGGAGTTCGTCAGCCAGCGGGTCCGGTCGTACATCCGCGGCAACGAGGAGGGGACGAGCTTCCTCAAACTGCTCGTGGAGTTCCCCCAGCGGATGGCGCGGTCCATCTGGCAGTAA